The region CGTGCGGTCGATCCGGTCGAGGTGGCGACGCTGAAGGGCGACGCCCGGATGGCCGAGATCCTGCGCCGCGCGGTCTGGGGCTCGCTGCGCGCGCCGACCGAGGCGTTGGTGGTGCCGCTGGGGTCACGTCGCTGGCGGGTACCGGCGTACGTCGTCGCCGACGCGGTCGCCGCCCTGCGCGAGCGCGGGATGCGCTACGCCGCCGGCCGGGCGGCCCTGCCCCAGCGCCTCGCCCACGAGGTGCTGCTCCTCATGGAGCGGGAGGGCGTGACCACCGACGATCGGGTCCAGGACCAGGTCGCGCGCTCCCGCGCCGTCCGCGCGTACGTCGACACGGTCTGGCCGGCTCTCGACCCGGTCCGCCTGCTCCTGCGACTGCTCGGGGAACCAGCGACCCTGGCGGCGGCGGCCGACGGGATCCTGGCCGAGGACGAGCAGCGCCTGCTGACCTGGCCCCGACCCGCTCGCGGGCCGGCGAGCGCCCCCTGGTCCGCCGCGGACACGGTGCTGGTCGACGAGCTGCGCGACCTGCTCGAGCGGACGCCCAGCCTCGGCCACGTCGTCCTGGACGAGGCCCAGGACCTCTCCCCGATGCAGCTGCGCGCCGTGGGACGCCGCTGCTCCACCGGTTCGGCGACCGTGCTCGGGGACATCGCGCAGGGCACCACGCCCTGGTCGACCCCGTCGTGGGAGGCGGCCCTGACCCACCTGGGCAAGGCGGACGCCCACCTCGAGGTGCTCGCCCGCGGCTACCGCGTCCCGGCCGCCGTCATCGACTTCGCGGCTCGCCTGCTCCCCGCCACGGCGCCCGAGCTCACGCCGCCCGTCTCCGTGCGCGAGGACCCGGGGCTGCTCGTCGTCGAGCGCACGCCCACGGGCGCCCAAGCCGCCGGCGGGGCGGTCCGGCGCGCCCTCGCCTTCCTCGACCGGGAGGGCTCGGTGGGCATGATCGCGGCCGACCATCGGATCGGGGACGTCGCGGCCGAGCTCGCGCGGACCGGGACGCCGTACACGTTGCTCGGCGACGACGACGAGACCGATTCCCGCCTGACGCTGGTGCCCGCGTCGCTGGCCAAGGGCCTGGAGTTCGACTGGGTCGTGGTGCTCGAGCCCGCCCAGATCGTCGCCGCGGAGCCGCGCGGCCTGCGGCGCCTGTACGTCGTCTTGACCCGGGCCGTCTCGGGCCTGGCTGTCGTCCACGCCGACGACCTGCCCGCGCTCCTGGTCCGCGACTGACCCGAGCCGCCACGGCCCCGTGGACCGGGCAGGCACGCGAGAAGGGGCGGCCGCTCCCTTGCGGGAGGGGCCGCCCCTTCGTCGATGCTCGGACTAGACGGTATGGGCTGACCGCTCGCTGAGTGGTTGCGGGCCGGGGCCTCGCTCACAAGATTCGTGGGTTGCCGAGTAGGGGCTGCCTGCTCGGCCTATCCGACACTTGTGGGAGGCCCCGGTGTTCATTGAGCGTACGAG is a window of Actinomycetes bacterium DNA encoding:
- a CDS encoding AAA family ATPase codes for the protein MPDTDPTLEGERARLEAARADLAAMRQRTAELEVRGGDAVSAAYLAATLYHRTRALEDDSSTPLFFGRIDMDGGPTPGRWYVGRRHVHDAHGNPVVVDWRADVSRAFYRATHTEPMHVSMRRRFGFEHGRMTAYEDEHLLDRAEHERRSAILTAEIERPRTGPMRDIVATIQPEQDLLVRTDLSRSVCVQGAPGTGKTAVGLHRAAWLLYAHRDRLRRSGVLVVGPNRAFLHYIGEVLPALGEVEVAQATVEELLGGVPVRAVDPVEVATLKGDARMAEILRRAVWGSLRAPTEALVVPLGSRRWRVPAYVVADAVAALRERGMRYAAGRAALPQRLAHEVLLLMEREGVTTDDRVQDQVARSRAVRAYVDTVWPALDPVRLLLRLLGEPATLAAAADGILAEDEQRLLTWPRPARGPASAPWSAADTVLVDELRDLLERTPSLGHVVLDEAQDLSPMQLRAVGRRCSTGSATVLGDIAQGTTPWSTPSWEAALTHLGKADAHLEVLARGYRVPAAVIDFAARLLPATAPELTPPVSVREDPGLLVVERTPTGAQAAGGAVRRALAFLDREGSVGMIAADHRIGDVAAELARTGTPYTLLGDDDETDSRLTLVPASLAKGLEFDWVVVLEPAQIVAAEPRGLRRLYVVLTRAVSGLAVVHADDLPALLVRD